The Methanosphaera stadtmanae DSM 3091 genome includes a window with the following:
- the radA gene encoding DNA repair and recombination protein RadA yields MTELEDLPSVGEKTAQKLRDAGFADMMRLATATPKELSVKVEIGEGVAAKVIEAARKAEKIDFETAFEVMERREDVGRITTGSKGLDELIGGGIETQSITEVYGEFGSGKSQISHELSVTTQLPVEEGGLDGEVVFIDTENTFRPERIEQIAEGFGLNIEEVLKKIHVARAFNSSHQILMADKINELIQSGVNIKLIIIDSLMAHFRAEYVGRESLATRQQKLNQHLHTLQTIANTYNVAVLITNQVQSKPDSFFGTPTKAVGGHVLGHASTYRILLKKGLSGKRIARLVDSPHLPEGESVFKVTTEGLVD; encoded by the coding sequence ATGACAGAATTAGAAGATTTACCAAGTGTAGGAGAAAAAACAGCACAAAAACTAAGAGATGCTGGATTTGCAGATATGATGAGATTAGCAACTGCAACACCTAAAGAACTTAGTGTAAAAGTAGAAATTGGTGAAGGAGTAGCTGCAAAAGTAATTGAAGCTGCAAGAAAAGCTGAAAAAATAGATTTTGAAACTGCATTCGAAGTAATGGAAAGACGTGAAGATGTTGGTAGAATAACAACAGGAAGTAAAGGTCTTGATGAACTTATAGGAGGAGGAATAGAAACCCAATCTATTACTGAAGTATATGGTGAATTTGGATCTGGAAAAAGTCAAATATCACATGAATTATCTGTTACAACCCAGTTACCTGTAGAAGAAGGTGGTCTTGATGGTGAAGTAGTATTTATTGATACTGAAAACACGTTTAGACCTGAAAGGATAGAACAAATAGCTGAAGGATTTGGATTAAATATAGAAGAAGTTCTTAAAAAAATTCATGTTGCAAGAGCATTTAACAGTTCACATCAAATTTTAATGGCTGATAAAATCAATGAATTAATACAAAGTGGAGTTAATATAAAACTTATAATAATTGATTCATTAATGGCACACTTCAGAGCAGAATATGTTGGTCGTGAATCATTAGCAACACGTCAACAAAAGTTAAATCAACACCTACACACCCTACAAACAATTGCAAACACGTATAATGTAGCAGTTCTTATAACAAACCAAGTACAATCAAAACCAGATTCATTCTTTGGAACTCCAACAAAAGCTGTTGGTGGACACGTTTTAGGACACGCATCAACATACCGCATATTACTTAAAAAAGGATTATCCGGTAAAAGAATAGCACGTCTTGTAGATAGTCCTCATTTACCTGAAGGCGAATCTGTATTTAAAGTAACTACCGAAGGTTTAGTAGATTAA
- a CDS encoding cation:proton antiporter: MISDIYPVILAILIILASMISIKWSISISIVEIIMGVIAGNLGILHVEPWMIYIASVGGMVLTFLAGTEINIQIMKSNLKECISIGIASFLLAFITVFITCNYILSWPQQSSLLVATALSETSIAIVYSVIIDKNLSEKKLGTILMGSTFITNICTAATLSILFMKPTIETLIFIITSIIILVFAYKYSDILFESKTFSMNKNEIELKYIFLLLTILIFFATLGGGQALLPVFILGALLSKQFTHTNKNDMLTRLQTVSFTIFTPIFFIVGGTKVSIPIIISTIGIFLLIFVVRQVGKFIGVYTIVKKSLSKHHMYITMIMSTGLTFGLVAALYGLNNHIIPQHIYSILAGVLVLSAIFPSFIGDKFYAPSFEEL, translated from the coding sequence TTGATTAGTGATATTTACCCAGTTATACTTGCAATACTAATAATACTAGCAAGTATGATTTCCATAAAATGGAGCATATCCATTTCAATTGTTGAAATAATAATGGGCGTAATTGCAGGAAATCTAGGAATATTACATGTTGAACCATGGATGATATACATAGCAAGTGTTGGAGGAATGGTTTTAACATTCCTAGCAGGAACAGAAATAAACATACAAATAATGAAATCAAATCTAAAAGAATGTATAAGTATAGGGATAGCATCATTCCTACTAGCATTTATAACAGTATTCATAACATGTAACTACATACTATCATGGCCACAACAATCATCATTACTTGTAGCAACAGCACTTTCAGAAACATCAATAGCCATAGTATACTCTGTAATAATAGATAAAAACCTATCAGAAAAAAAATTAGGAACAATATTAATGGGTTCAACCTTCATAACAAACATATGTACAGCAGCAACACTAAGTATATTGTTTATGAAACCTACAATAGAAACTCTAATTTTCATAATAACATCAATAATAATACTAGTATTTGCATATAAATATTCAGATATACTATTTGAAAGTAAAACATTTAGTATGAATAAAAATGAAATAGAACTAAAATATATATTCCTACTACTAACAATATTAATATTCTTTGCAACACTAGGAGGAGGACAAGCATTATTACCCGTATTCATATTAGGAGCGCTACTATCAAAACAATTTACACATACAAATAAAAATGACATGCTAACAAGACTACAAACAGTATCATTCACAATATTCACACCAATATTCTTCATTGTAGGTGGAACAAAAGTTTCAATACCTATAATAATATCAACAATAGGAATATTTTTATTAATATTTGTTGTAAGACAAGTGGGAAAATTCATAGGAGTATACACAATAGTAAAAAAAAGTTTATCAAAACACCACATGTATATTACTATGATAATGAGTACAGGTTTAACATTTGGATTAGTAGCAGCATTATATGGTTTAAATAATCATATTATTCCACAACATATCTACAGTATATTAGCAGGAGTATTAGTTTTAAGTGCCATATTTCCAAGTTTTATTGGAGATAAATTCTATGCACCATCATTTGAAGAATTATGA
- a CDS encoding PHP domain-containing protein, which yields MKIDTHIHSKYSKDSITPLENIIKYSKKIGLNAIAITDHDEIKGTWAIRELEHDDLLLIPGEEVSTSKGHIVALGITDYIKPLQSPEETIDEIHDNAGIAIAAHPYCYYRSGLGNITQSLDVDAMETKNSRYILGISNYLSKKVSNKNNIPEIGASDAHFVEGIGCCYTEIPVTDSVDTLLKYIKKGKSTAHGKRTPMDLIIREVIRKKGHRTKPKEN from the coding sequence ATGAAGATTGATACACATATTCATAGTAAGTATTCAAAAGATTCAATTACTCCTCTTGAGAACATTATTAAATACAGTAAAAAAATAGGTCTTAATGCAATAGCTATAACAGATCATGATGAAATAAAAGGTACTTGGGCTATTAGAGAATTAGAACATGATGATTTGTTATTAATTCCTGGTGAGGAAGTTAGTACTTCAAAAGGTCATATTGTTGCTTTGGGAATAACTGATTATATAAAACCTCTTCAATCACCAGAAGAAACAATTGACGAAATTCATGATAATGCTGGAATTGCTATAGCAGCACACCCGTATTGTTATTATAGGAGTGGTCTTGGTAATATTACACAATCATTAGATGTTGATGCTATGGAAACGAAAAATTCAAGATATATTCTTGGAATATCTAATTATCTTAGTAAAAAAGTTTCTAATAAAAATAATATTCCTGAGATTGGAGCGAGTGATGCTCATTTTGTTGAGGGAATAGGATGTTGTTATACTGAGATTCCTGTAACTGATTCTGTGGATACATTGTTAAAATATATTAAAAAGGGTAAAAGTACTGCTCATGGTAAACGTACACCTATGGATCTTATTATTCGGGAAGTTATTAGAAAGAAAGGTCATAGAACTAAACCTAAAGAAAATTAA
- the larB gene encoding nickel pincer cofactor biosynthesis protein LarB, which translates to MKNILKELIDGKISISDAEDKLKIMQIQEMGSHVKFDTMREIRVGVPEAIYSQGKTDEDLINIINNIDFTKHLMITRLPEERFNRIKYQLNKNVLKNGTYYKEACILTINKTTPKEKKGTVGIITAGTADVPIAEEARITIEQAGYKTIPTYDVGVAGIHRLIDKITYLIDKKTDIIITIAGMEGALPSVVAGIVDIPVVAVPTSTGYGVGEKGFTALFAMLQSCAPGIATMNIDNGYGAGIYSVTILNQIEKRIKDMTEQ; encoded by the coding sequence ATGAAAAATATATTAAAAGAATTAATTGATGGCAAAATTTCTATTTCAGATGCTGAAGATAAATTAAAAATCATGCAAATACAAGAAATGGGTAGTCATGTTAAGTTTGATACTATGCGAGAAATAAGAGTTGGTGTTCCTGAAGCTATTTATTCACAAGGAAAAACCGATGAGGACCTAATAAACATAATCAACAATATTGATTTTACAAAACATTTAATGATAACAAGATTACCAGAAGAACGTTTTAATAGAATAAAATATCAGTTAAACAAAAACGTTTTAAAAAATGGAACATACTACAAAGAAGCATGTATATTAACTATTAATAAAACAACTCCAAAGGAAAAAAAAGGTACAGTTGGCATAATTACAGCAGGAACTGCAGATGTTCCAATAGCAGAGGAAGCCAGAATAACAATAGAACAAGCAGGTTATAAAACTATACCAACATATGATGTAGGAGTTGCAGGAATACATAGATTAATAGATAAAATCACATATCTTATTGATAAAAAAACAGATATTATCATTACAATAGCAGGAATGGAAGGAGCATTACCATCAGTTGTAGCAGGAATTGTAGACATTCCAGTAGTTGCAGTTCCAACATCAACAGGATATGGAGTAGGTGAAAAAGGATTCACAGCATTATTTGCTATGCTACAATCATGTGCACCTGGAATTGCCACTATGAATATAGATAATGGTTATGGAGCTGGAATATATTCTGTTACAATATTAAATCAAATAGAAAAAAGAATTAAAGACATGACAGAACAATAA
- a CDS encoding M24 family metallopeptidase translates to MFEKYEKAGKIASKVRKEAVKKITAGMKVIDLVEWIESEIKSTGAGLSFPCNVSINQIAAHYTSAPSDDTRFCYGDIVKIDLGAEVDGYISDTAVTVIVEGDNGELVDEEGKAYNMPGRLDDGNPVVSEDEIEERHAIINASSCALENAISIIKEGVTLNEIGYEVQKTMNDLGYNPIVNLTGHSLEQNNLHAGLSIPNYPDGSNHELKEGDHIAVEPFATNGVGLVNDIPQHYIYSFLRNRPMRQPDSKHLLNYIGNNLCYFPFARRHLLEVYDEHRLNRAIRPLISSRSIYPYNALKEKTDGMVAQTEHTIIVEKDGCCVTTL, encoded by the coding sequence ATGTTTGAAAAATATGAAAAAGCAGGAAAAATTGCATCAAAAGTTAGAAAAGAGGCTGTAAAGAAAATTACTGCAGGTATGAAAGTAATTGATCTTGTGGAGTGGATTGAATCAGAAATTAAAAGTACTGGTGCTGGATTATCTTTCCCATGTAATGTTTCTATCAACCAAATAGCTGCTCATTATACTTCTGCTCCTAGTGATGATACACGATTTTGTTATGGTGATATTGTAAAGATTGATCTTGGAGCTGAAGTTGATGGTTATATTTCTGATACTGCTGTTACTGTTATTGTTGAGGGCGATAATGGAGAACTTGTTGATGAGGAGGGTAAAGCTTATAATATGCCAGGTCGATTAGATGATGGTAATCCTGTTGTTAGCGAGGATGAAATTGAAGAAAGACATGCTATTATTAATGCTTCTAGTTGTGCATTAGAAAATGCTATTAGTATTATAAAAGAGGGAGTTACTTTAAATGAAATTGGTTACGAAGTTCAAAAAACTATGAATGATCTTGGATATAATCCTATTGTTAATCTTACTGGCCATAGTTTAGAGCAGAATAATTTACATGCTGGTCTTTCCATTCCTAATTATCCAGATGGTAGTAATCATGAGTTAAAAGAGGGAGATCATATTGCTGTTGAACCTTTTGCTACTAATGGTGTTGGTTTGGTAAATGATATTCCCCAGCATTATATTTATTCTTTCCTTAGAAATAGGCCTATGAGACAACCTGATTCTAAACATTTACTTAATTATATTGGAAATAATTTATGTTATTTCCCTTTTGCTAGAAGACATTTACTTGAAGTTTATGATGAACATAGATTAAATAGGGCTATACGTCCTTTAATTTCTTCTAGATCTATTTATCCATACAATGCTTTGAAAGAAAAAACTGATGGTATGGTTGCTCAGACTGAGCATACTATTATTGTTGAAAAGGATGGATGTTGTGTTACTACTTTGTAA
- the hypF gene encoding carbamoyltransferase HypF, with protein MKQYTANLLVDGIVQGVGFRPTIYRLAKVMKLNGYVRNMGNIVEIVVQGTYDDIKLFIDQIQEHKPIRSEINNIHVDIHEQTTPKYNDFTIVNSSNEISGTAVIPPDMSICDECLDEILDTNNQHYYYPFTACTNCGPRFTIIDEVPYDRKNTTMKKFPLCKHCNQEYTNPLDRRYHAEATCCPDCGPEVYLYKDGKIPTRDPIRQTSQLIDEGNIIAIKGIGGTHLVCKTSTDDAIEKLRERLGRKTQPFACMTPDIQTASLFVTYTQQEKEVLQSVAKPIVVLNKSPEYNLSPQLSPNLHNQGVMLPYTGLHHLLFKYTLEPAYVMTSANMPGNPMLIDNKEITTKLEDIADYYLLHDRKILNRCDDSVIRFRNNKPSFIRRSRGYVPKPFDFTKINTTKNILALGPELDVTFSILKEGKCYPSQHIGNTSKYKTLEFMKDAIKHLLKLTRTDKIDYIVADMHPEFNTTKLAKELSKKYNTELIQVQHHHAHAASLMSEHQLDEMVAITADGVGYGEDGNIWGGEVLYLNNTGEYKNHGGLTLQPMPGGDLSTKYPIRMAMGILYNIMDTEELRNLMKTDYSDYFKYGEKEVDITLKQLENNFNTAQTSSMGRVLDSISVLLGISKNRGYEGECSMKLESVAREGFDLLKIEPIYEIKNNKTLINTSKLLYEVVKLMKSGVGIDEIACAAQRTLAEALSKIAINTAKAYNTKIIGVTGGVFYNEYISKVVKETLTNEGYTYIQHKQTCPGDGSVSMGQCAIAGWKTQE; from the coding sequence ATGAAACAATACACTGCAAATCTATTAGTAGATGGAATAGTTCAAGGAGTAGGATTTAGACCTACAATATACAGGCTAGCAAAAGTAATGAAACTAAATGGTTATGTACGAAACATGGGAAACATAGTAGAAATAGTAGTACAAGGAACATACGATGATATAAAACTTTTTATAGATCAAATACAAGAACATAAACCAATAAGATCTGAAATAAATAATATACACGTAGATATACACGAACAAACAACACCAAAATACAATGACTTCACAATAGTAAATAGTAGTAATGAAATATCAGGAACAGCAGTAATACCACCAGATATGAGTATATGTGATGAATGTCTAGATGAAATATTAGATACAAACAATCAACACTACTATTATCCATTTACAGCATGTACAAACTGTGGGCCAAGATTTACAATAATAGATGAAGTACCATATGATAGAAAAAATACAACAATGAAGAAATTCCCACTATGTAAACATTGTAATCAAGAATATACAAACCCACTAGATAGAAGATATCATGCAGAAGCAACATGTTGTCCAGATTGTGGACCAGAGGTGTATTTGTATAAGGATGGAAAAATACCTACAAGAGATCCAATAAGACAAACAAGTCAACTAATAGATGAGGGAAACATAATAGCAATAAAAGGAATAGGTGGAACACATCTTGTATGTAAAACATCAACAGATGATGCAATAGAAAAATTAAGAGAAAGATTAGGGAGAAAAACACAACCATTCGCATGCATGACACCAGATATACAAACAGCAAGTTTATTTGTTACATACACACAACAAGAAAAAGAAGTTCTACAATCAGTAGCAAAACCAATAGTAGTACTAAATAAATCCCCTGAATACAATCTATCACCACAACTATCACCTAATCTACATAATCAAGGGGTAATGTTGCCATATACAGGACTACATCATTTACTATTTAAGTACACATTAGAACCAGCATATGTGATGACATCAGCAAACATGCCTGGAAATCCAATGTTAATAGATAATAAAGAAATAACAACTAAATTAGAAGATATAGCAGACTACTATCTCTTACATGATAGAAAAATACTAAACAGGTGTGATGATAGTGTAATTCGATTCAGAAATAACAAACCCTCATTTATAAGAAGATCAAGAGGATATGTACCAAAACCTTTTGACTTTACAAAAATAAACACAACAAAAAATATACTAGCACTTGGACCAGAACTAGATGTAACATTTTCAATATTAAAAGAAGGAAAATGTTATCCATCCCAACACATAGGAAACACATCAAAATACAAAACACTAGAATTTATGAAAGATGCAATAAAACACCTTCTAAAACTAACAAGAACGGATAAAATAGATTACATAGTAGCAGATATGCATCCAGAATTTAACACAACAAAACTAGCAAAAGAACTATCAAAAAAATACAATACAGAACTCATACAAGTACAACATCATCATGCACATGCAGCAAGCCTAATGTCAGAACATCAATTGGATGAAATGGTAGCAATAACAGCAGATGGAGTAGGATACGGGGAAGATGGAAATATATGGGGTGGAGAAGTCCTATATTTAAATAACACTGGAGAATATAAAAATCATGGAGGACTCACACTACAACCAATGCCTGGAGGAGATCTAAGTACAAAATATCCAATAAGAATGGCAATGGGAATACTATATAATATCATGGATACTGAAGAATTAAGAAACCTTATGAAAACAGATTATTCAGATTACTTTAAATATGGAGAAAAAGAAGTAGATATAACATTAAAACAACTAGAAAACAACTTCAACACAGCACAAACAAGTAGTATGGGGAGAGTACTTGATAGTATAAGTGTTCTTTTAGGAATTAGTAAAAATAGGGGATATGAAGGAGAATGTTCAATGAAACTAGAATCAGTAGCAAGAGAAGGATTTGATCTACTGAAAATAGAACCAATATATGAAATTAAAAATAACAAAACCCTAATAAACACAAGTAAACTACTATATGAAGTAGTAAAACTAATGAAAAGTGGTGTAGGTATAGATGAAATAGCATGTGCAGCACAAAGAACATTAGCAGAAGCACTATCAAAAATAGCCATAAACACAGCAAAAGCATACAATACAAAAATAATTGGAGTAACAGGCGGAGTATTTTACAATGAATACATATCAAAAGTAGTTAAAGAAACACTAACAAATGAAGGATACACATACATACAACACAAACAAACATGTCCAGGAGATGGAAGTGTATCAATGGGACAATGTGCAATAGCAGGATGGAAAACACAAGAATAA
- a CDS encoding bifunctional 5,6,7,8-tetrahydromethanopterin hydro-lyase/3-hexulose-6-phosphate synthase, whose translation MYEIGEALIGDGPELAHIDLIVGSKQGPVGTAFATNMASMSVGHTPLLSVIRPNLPTKPATLIVPKVTVQNLDDASKIFGPAQTAVGRAVADAVEEEIIPKDIVEDIVLMVNVFIDPSAKDYRKIYQYNYGATKLAIKRAFDKYPSVDKVLAEKDRGTHPIMGFKAMKLWNPPYLQVALDLDNEDRMRSIIRDLPKRERILIEAGTPLVKKFGVEIISKIREERPGAFIIADLKTLDVGRVEVKMAADETADAVAISGLGTNESIEKAIHECSKQGIYSILDMMNVSDIPSKLEELKLKPNIVLLHRNIDSETMRDNDGEQQSEWGNIKDIKSKLGKRGLIAVAGGVTPEKVDTALANGANIIIAGRYIIGSSDVRRAAEDFLRYLPQDSDTMRLALDEDEKI comes from the coding sequence ATATATGAGATAGGTGAAGCTTTAATTGGTGATGGACCTGAATTAGCACATATTGATCTTATAGTTGGTAGTAAACAAGGACCTGTTGGTACTGCTTTTGCAACTAACATGGCAAGTATGAGTGTTGGTCATACTCCTTTATTATCTGTTATTAGACCAAACTTACCTACTAAACCTGCTACTCTTATTGTACCTAAAGTAACTGTACAAAATCTAGATGATGCAAGTAAAATATTTGGTCCAGCTCAAACTGCTGTTGGTCGTGCTGTAGCAGATGCTGTTGAAGAAGAAATAATTCCAAAGGATATTGTGGAAGATATTGTATTGATGGTTAATGTATTTATTGATCCTTCTGCTAAGGATTACCGTAAAATATACCAATACAATTATGGTGCTACTAAATTAGCTATTAAACGTGCATTTGATAAATATCCTTCTGTTGATAAGGTTTTAGCTGAAAAAGACAGAGGAACACATCCAATTATGGGATTCAAAGCTATGAAATTATGGAACCCACCTTACTTACAAGTTGCATTAGATCTTGATAATGAAGATAGAATGCGTAGTATTATAAGAGATTTACCTAAACGTGAAAGAATTCTTATTGAAGCAGGTACACCTTTAGTTAAAAAATTTGGTGTTGAAATTATCAGTAAAATAAGAGAAGAAAGACCGGGTGCTTTCATTATTGCTGATCTTAAAACTTTAGACGTTGGTAGAGTAGAAGTTAAAATGGCTGCTGATGAAACAGCTGATGCTGTTGCTATTTCTGGTCTTGGAACCAATGAATCCATTGAGAAAGCTATCCATGAATGTTCTAAACAAGGAATTTACTCTATTCTTGATATGATGAATGTAAGTGATATTCCTTCCAAACTTGAAGAACTTAAATTAAAACCTAATATAGTTTTATTACACAGAAATATTGATTCTGAGACTATGAGAGATAATGATGGTGAACAACAATCTGAATGGGGTAACATCAAAGATATTAAATCTAAACTTGGTAAACGAGGTTTAATTGCTGTTGCTGGTGGAGTAACTCCTGAAAAAGTTGATACTGCCTTAGCTAATGGTGCTAATATTATTATTGCTGGAAGATATATTATTGGTTCATCTGATGTTAGAAGAGCTGCTGAAGATTTCCTCAGATACTTACCTCAAGATTCTGATACAATGAGATTAGCTCTCGATGAGGATGAAAAAATTTAG
- a CDS encoding methylated-DNA--[protein]-cysteine S-methyltransferase yields the protein MVFNSLIGEIAIVWDKNEIIKQVVLPDSKSRKHNYGDIQYHGVLHEVHPSKYILKIMSNIKEIIMGHDIKFELNQLDLNDLTQFQREVLLKQNEIPYGMVTTYKKLAQLIGRPKSARPVANTLASNPFPLIIPCHRTVKSDWTLGGYNGRKDGYFKRFILENEGIRFEDDVIKQQYRYPQEDVESMNKI from the coding sequence ATGGTTTTCAATTCTTTAATTGGGGAAATAGCTATTGTATGGGATAAAAATGAAATAATAAAACAAGTGGTACTTCCAGATTCAAAGAGTCGAAAACACAATTATGGGGACATACAATATCATGGAGTTTTACATGAAGTACATCCAAGTAAATACATATTAAAAATCATGTCAAATATTAAAGAAATTATTATGGGACATGATATTAAATTTGAATTAAATCAATTAGATTTAAATGATCTTACACAATTTCAAAGAGAAGTACTATTAAAACAAAATGAAATACCATATGGAATGGTAACTACATATAAGAAATTAGCACAATTAATAGGACGACCTAAAAGTGCAAGACCAGTAGCAAATACCCTTGCATCCAATCCATTTCCATTGATAATTCCATGTCATAGAACAGTAAAATCTGATTGGACATTAGGTGGATATAATGGAAGAAAAGATGGTTATTTTAAAAGATTCATACTAGAGAATGAGGGAATTCGATTTGAGGATGATGTAATCAAACAACAGTATCGTTATCCACAAGAAGATGTGGAAAGTATGAATAAAATCTAA
- a CDS encoding pro-sigmaK processing inhibitor BofA family protein, which yields MLIELITLLILILIAIIGLKLLIENGDTILKIITHLAMGWITLVIVNIIPGIHIPINLITILISGFGGILGTILLVLLSIIF from the coding sequence ATGTTAATTGAATTAATAACATTACTCATACTCATACTAATAGCAATTATTGGACTTAAACTCCTAATAGAAAATGGTGACACTATTTTAAAAATAATAACACACCTTGCTATGGGATGGATTACGCTAGTTATTGTTAATATAATACCAGGTATTCACATACCAATTAACCTTATAACCATACTAATTTCAGGTTTTGGAGGAATTTTAGGAACTATACTTCTTGTATTATTATCAATTATATTCTAA
- a CDS encoding bifunctional ADP-dependent NAD(P)H-hydrate dehydratase/NAD(P)H-hydrate epimerase, whose translation MKGVLTPIEMKAVDRNTEYNHIPTIVLMENAGSSIAGYIMNNFPDKKKISIYCGTGGNGGDGFVIARHLLNQGYKIHLFLLSKPENIKNKDSKTNWKSINLISKTDKNLKLSKITDSSQLNPDNSDIIIDAILGTGVNGRLREPISSAIDNINYSPAIVISVDVPSGLNPEDGVVYDKSVVAHTTLTLHKPKTGLKLADNKYVGNIEVLDIGIPLVSEEYTGVGDLLKLKTPSTSSHKGENGSVLIIGSNPDYIGAVIFAAEAAISRGVDLVFIVAPESSAKIIKQYNPEYIVKSIEGDVLNMDGYPIISELIDRVDSILIGSGAGLSSQTGELFNKIVTSTDKKIVIDADALKLVDKQNIIDSNTLVTPHTREFKEFFGCDLPDKRDDKIKLLEKLSKEYNTVILLKGVVDIVVSPDDYKLNSTGNQGMTVGGTGDLLAGLCVGISTRNTLYESAYISAFILGNAGDKLVEEYGFNYTSSDLLKII comes from the coding sequence ATGAAAGGGGTATTAACACCTATTGAAATGAAAGCAGTGGATAGAAATACAGAATATAATCATATACCAACAATAGTATTGATGGAAAATGCTGGTTCAAGTATAGCAGGATATATAATGAATAATTTTCCAGATAAAAAGAAAATTTCCATATATTGTGGTACTGGTGGAAATGGTGGGGATGGATTTGTTATTGCACGACATTTATTAAATCAGGGTTATAAAATACATTTATTTCTATTATCTAAACCTGAGAATATTAAAAATAAGGATTCAAAAACTAATTGGAAATCAATTAACTTAATATCTAAAACTGATAAAAATCTTAAATTATCCAAAATTACAGATTCTAGTCAATTAAATCCAGATAATTCTGATATAATTATAGATGCAATATTGGGAACAGGTGTTAATGGGAGATTAAGAGAACCTATATCATCTGCTATTGATAATATTAATTATTCACCAGCAATAGTAATATCAGTGGATGTTCCATCAGGTTTAAATCCAGAAGATGGTGTAGTTTATGATAAATCAGTTGTTGCACATACAACATTAACACTTCATAAACCAAAAACTGGATTAAAACTTGCAGATAATAAATATGTTGGAAATATTGAAGTATTGGATATTGGAATTCCTTTAGTATCAGAGGAATATACAGGAGTAGGTGATTTACTTAAATTAAAAACTCCAAGTACATCTTCACATAAGGGTGAAAATGGTTCTGTTTTAATTATTGGATCAAATCCTGATTATATTGGAGCAGTTATATTTGCAGCAGAAGCTGCTATTTCACGCGGTGTGGATTTAGTATTTATTGTAGCTCCTGAATCCTCTGCAAAAATAATAAAACAATATAATCCAGAGTACATTGTTAAAAGTATTGAGGGGGATGTATTAAATATGGATGGTTATCCTATTATATCTGAATTAATAGATAGGGTAGATTCAATATTAATTGGTTCTGGCGCAGGTCTTTCAAGTCAAACTGGTGAATTATTTAATAAGATAGTAACTTCTACTGATAAAAAAATAGTAATTGATGCTGATGCTTTAAAATTAGTTGATAAACAGAATATAATCGATTCAAATACTTTAGTAACACCACATACACGTGAATTTAAGGAATTTTTCGGATGTGATCTTCCTGATAAAAGAGATGATAAAATTAAACTTTTAGAAAAATTATCAAAGGAATATAATACTGTTATTTTATTGAAGGGTGTTGTTGATATTGTAGTATCACCTGATGATTATAAATTAAATAGTACTGGTAATCAAGGTATGACTGTTGGTGGTACTGGAGATTTACTTGCAGGTTTATGTGTAGGTATTTCAACAAGAAATACTCTTTATGAATCTGCATATATTTCAGCATTCATATTAGGTAATGCTGGTGATAAATTAGTTGAAGAGTATGGATTTAATTATACATCTAGTGATTTATTAAAGATTATTTAG